TCCCACATTTCAAATTTACCATCAAATTTGAGTGTTCCAAAAGTACTATCTGGATCGTAGCTGATACTTTCTGTAAAAGCTTTCATGAAGTTTGCATGGTTTTGAATTGTTGGATCCGTTATCTGAACATTTTCAAACAACCAAACCATACTGTATGCACCGGTGTCATTTAAAATATTTGTTGTATTGCCGTTTTTATCCCAACCGGAATGGGCATCGCCGTACATCAAATTATCTTCTACTTTCCATAGCCAGTCCGAAATTCCATAATATTGTTTATCATCGAACCAACAAGCAGTAGGATTTCTGTGTAGGTTTGCACTCTTATAAAAGTGTGCGTTATCTGTTGCTCTCAGGCCTTGAGCTATCAAAAGACCGATAAAGAGCAACTTGAGATTTTGTCGTCTCATTAATACTCCCCTTACGTAAAAAGATTAAACAAACTAACAAAAAACGTAGTGTATAATTATAACTCTCTTTTTTTTGATGATAAGAAACACACTTTCTTATCCGTTACGTTTTTTGTCATAAAAAGCTTTATTTATTATGTGAGCCTATGCAATATAATTTTTAATATAAAGCTTTTTATAAAAAGTCTATTTATGTTGATTTATACAATAAATTGTTAGATTTTTTTGTATAAATCAACAGTAACTGTAATTTTCATACAAAAAGTTACTATTTTTATTACAAAAATAAAGAAAAATGGCGTTTTTTTTCACATTGTTAAGTTTTTTATACGTATTTTGGGGTGCGGTTGCCTAACAGAAACAAAAGAATTACTATTGAAAAAGAATAAAATAGTAGATATAAATCTTTGGAGGTTATCATGGTTTCTACAAAATTAAGGGTTCAAGAGCTTTTACGTGAAAAGCGTTGGACCACAAAAGTACTCGCTGAAAAGACAGGTATGTCTGAAAGTTATTTGACTCATATAAAAAACGGGACAAGACGTTGGAACGAAGATGCTTTAAAAAAGCTAGCATTAGCTTTTGAATTGCATCCTTCAGATTTACTTTTATTAAGAAAAGAATCCGGAGAGATTCAAACAAATGTTGCTATGCCAAATATTGAAGGTTTAGCGGATTTGGAAAAAACGGTTGATGTTAAATTACGTTTAGCTCCAGTTGTTAATGAAATTCCATCTGAACCTACAAGCTATAATAATAGATTAATGCAGGTTGCTTCTGGAAATCAGGATAAATTTGTACCGGTTATTGGTGCTGATGACGAAAATGTTTTTGCATTGGAAGTTCAAGATAATGGTATGTCGCCAAAATTTGTAAAAGGTGATTTATTAATTATATCTCCTGCAGTATGGACAAGATCCGGTGATATAGTAGCAGTTGAGTATGGTCAAGAAACTAAAATTAGAGAAATCATGCAAGTAAATTACATGGAAGACTTTGTAGTTTTAGAATCTGTAAATCATAAAAATGCTCCTAAAGCCCTTGTTCGTGGCAAGGATAACTTTAGAATTATCGGTAAAGTTATTTATAGATATCAAAAGATGTCTTAAAATTAAATTTTTATAAAAAATAAAAAAAGGCTCATAAATTGGGCCTTTTTTTATTCAGATCAGGTTGCATAAACTTTCATTTTTGTTAATATTATTCACATGTTTTAGTGTTTTTTAAAGGATTCCATTAGTCAAATAGTTTGACTATCTCCTTTCAAGATTTTTTAGGAGAATCTATATATGCTACGTTATGAAACGTTGATGCTAACAAATAGCCACATAACAAAAGACGAAATTAATATGCTTGAAAGCTTTTTTGATAAGCTAGCAGCTAATTTTAGTGGAAAGATGTTTGCATTTGATAATTGGGATAAGCAACGTCTTGCTTATACCGTCAAAAAAAATGATTACGGAACTTATGTTCTTGTAAGATATGAGCTTCCGCTTGAATCATTGACAGCCTTTTTTAAAGAATTGGATTCATTTTTTAAAATTAAATGTAATGAAATAGTTTTGCGTAATGTGACTGTAAAACTTGATCCAAAGAAAACATTGGAGTACAGAAAACCTGAATCGGTAACTTCAAGATCCGGTAATTTGGACTCTTTTATAAGAGAAAATAAAATGGATAAGTTTTTAGATTCAGATGAGCGAGATTAAGTTTAATTTTTTGAAAAATAATTAATTTTAAAAAGGTAAATATGTCAAAATTTAAATTAAAAGTAAGTTCAAGACTTTTGAAAAAGAAAATTAGAAAACAAGGTTTTTTAGGCCAAAAACATTGCAGATTCTGTTCGGATAAAGAGCAGGAACAATTTTTGGATTATAAAAACGTAAATATGCTTAGAGGTTTTTTAACTGAACGTGGTAAAATTCTTCCTTCAAGAGTTTCCGGAAATTGTTTTCATCATCAAAGAGAACTTTCCAATCAGATTAAAATAGCAAGATCTATGGCTCTTCTAGCTTATTGCACAATAAATAGATAAAAGAGTTTTATATTAAAAAAGCCCGGTAAAAATTACCGGGCTTTTTTTTGTTTCTATTAACCTAATTTTTGGTATCGATGTATAACTTTACCGATAACTCTAAAATTATCTTTTCCATTAACCAAAGCGACAGGAGCAGATTTATGGTTTACGGATTCTAAAACTATAAAATCGTCCATATAAGTTATTTGCATTATGCCAATTGTTGGTGATGAATTATTGCCCGCGGTATATTCAACTGCAGCTATATCGCCCGATCTTGTCCAGCTTTCAGGAGAAATTATTAAATAATCGCCTTTTACAAAATTGGGTGCCATGTTATTACTTTTTACAAAAAGGCAAAACATGGAATCATCAGCAATATTAAATACAGGAACGAAAACATCTTTAAAACCGGATGTAACCTGGACCATTTGATTGTTATAGGCTGATGGATTTGCAGGAATTTGACCAACAACAGGAACTACTTTTAATTGCAAATCAACGCCAGTAGTTTCAGGTAGTTTTACATTTTTGTCGACATCATCAGTTCTAGATTTTTTGTATAAAAAAAGATCTATGGGTGAAAGATCAAAAGCTACAGCTAATTTTTTTAAAGAATCTTCATTCCAACGTCTTGTTCCGTTTTTTATATGAGTCAAATAACTTTCAGACATACCTGTCTTTTCAGCTAAAACTTTAGTAGTCCAACCTCTTTCGCGCAGAAGCTCTTTCACTCTTAGTTGAGTTGATGCCATTAAAGTACTCCTTAATTTTTAAAAAATATAATTTATGATATTATTATAATTTAAATAAATTGTGTCAAATAGAATAATTAAATAATTTTTTTATTTTTTAAACCGTCCTAGTTGAATTAAATGAAGCTAACAAAAAACTTTTACGAAAATCAAGCTTGGGAAAATAAAAAATATGTGTGTGGAATAGATGAAGTTGGAAGAGGGTGTCTTGCCGGGCCTGTTGTTACTGCAGCCTGTATCTTGCCATTGAGTAGTAGTTATGAGTTATTAAAAGATTCAAAAATTTTGACACAGCAAGAAAGAGAAACTGCTTTTTCTTGGATTGAAAAAAATTGTTTTTATTCTGTTGCAATTTCTGATCATAAAAAAATTGATAGTCTAAATATTTATCAAACTACTAAAATAACTATGGAAAAAGCCTTGATGCAGTTGTTTTATACTATGCCGCTTAATATAAAAAATTTAGAATTTGTACTTACAGATGCCATGCCAATAGATATAAGTTTTTTAAAAAAAGACTGGATCCCCGATCAAGTCGGGGATGACACTGAACGCAATAATTTGATAGAAAATCCAAAACTATTTTATTTTCCCAAGGGTGAATCTATTTCACAGTCGATTGCTGCAGCTTCAATAGTGGCTAAAGTTTTCAGAGATAATTTAATGAACAAGATAGATAAAATTTTTCCGGCATATAAATTTAATTCGCACAAAGGTTATGGAACGCAAGATCATGTATCGGCGATACAAAATTCCGGCGTAACGATAATTCACAGAAAAACTTTTTTGAATAATATTGTTAATAAGAATGGAGAAAAACAGAATAGTATTTTTTAAAATTAATTGGAGAGAGTTTGGAACAGTCTTTTGCTGAAATTATTGAATCAAATCTTGGTAATTATTTAGCACAAGCTTGGGATATAGAAAAACCACCTATTTTTGGATCTTTGGTTGAAGTTGAAATAAATAATAAAAAAATTTATGGCATAGTAACTTCTGTGGCCACTAAATCCATAGACTCCACACATTACCCGTTTATTTATAAAAAAACAGAAGAAGAATTAAAGCGAGATCAGCCGCAAATTTTTGAATTTTTAAAAACAATTTTTAATGTATCTATTATTGGATATTCTGAAAACAATTCAAAAATATACTATCAAATACCTGATTCTGCAGTAAAAATACATAAGTTTGTAAAAAAATGTAATCTTGAAGTTGAACGAGTTGTTTTTTCACAAACAAATTTTTTATCTGTTTTATTTTCTAATAACATAGACAATATTGATGAATTACTTTTAGTTATTCTTAGTAATTTGAATAATAAAAAATTAATCTCACAAAAATATATAGAAAATTTTTGTTATGATTTTTCTTTGTTAAGTGGAAATGACTATAAAAGATTAAAACTCTTTTTAAAAAGGGTTCAAAATATTTATTAATTTAAATTTGTGAGTTTGTACCACTTATAAAAGAGTTTATTTGAGGATAAGATGATTTGTTGTTCCAAAATATATTTGAATCAACAGATTGAATTATTGCGCCATCTTGCATTAAATGTATGGTACAATTTAATTTTTCTATTAATAAAGTATCGTGTGTTGCAATTAATATAATGTAATTTTGTTTTGCAAGTTCTTGAATGTTTTGAGCTACATATGTTGTAAGCAAAGGATCTAAAGCAGAAGTTGGTTCATCAAAACATATAATTTGTGGCTTTAATGCTAACGCTCTGGCTATGGCTAGTCGTTGTTTTTGTCCTCCAGATAATTGAGATGGATAAGAACTTGAAAGATCTTCTAATTTATAATGTTTTAATAAATCGTTGGCAGTATTAGTTGATATTGATTTGTTTATTTTGTAAATTTTTTCCAAAATAATTGTAATGTTTTCGCGAACAGTTAGATGTGGAAATAAGTTAAATTGTTGAAATACCATTCCTATAATATTA
This genomic stretch from Candidatus Dependentiae bacterium harbors:
- a CDS encoding helix-turn-helix domain-containing protein, which gives rise to MVSTKLRVQELLREKRWTTKVLAEKTGMSESYLTHIKNGTRRWNEDALKKLALAFELHPSDLLLLRKESGEIQTNVAMPNIEGLADLEKTVDVKLRLAPVVNEIPSEPTSYNNRLMQVASGNQDKFVPVIGADDENVFALEVQDNGMSPKFVKGDLLIISPAVWTRSGDIVAVEYGQETKIREIMQVNYMEDFVVLESVNHKNAPKALVRGKDNFRIIGKVIYRYQKMS
- a CDS encoding ATP-binding cassette domain-containing protein; translation: MLKIENLSVTLNNKNILKNIHLSVKPGEIAMLLGSSGVGKSTLLRVLNHLEPITSGIIKINNKIIDFKKISPNNIIGMVFQQFNLFPHLTVRENITIILEKIYKINKSISTNTANDLLKHYKLEDLSSSYPSQLSGGQKQRLAIARALALKPQIICFDEPTSALDPLLTTYVAQNIQELAKQNYIILIATHDTLLIEKLNCTIHLMQDGAIIQSVDSNIFWNNKSSYPQINSFISGTNSQI
- a CDS encoding ribonuclease HII, which produces MKLTKNFYENQAWENKKYVCGIDEVGRGCLAGPVVTAACILPLSSSYELLKDSKILTQQERETAFSWIEKNCFYSVAISDHKKIDSLNIYQTTKITMEKALMQLFYTMPLNIKNLEFVLTDAMPIDISFLKKDWIPDQVGDDTERNNLIENPKLFYFPKGESISQSIAAASIVAKVFRDNLMNKIDKIFPAYKFNSHKGYGTQDHVSAIQNSGVTIIHRKTFLNNIVNKNGEKQNSIF
- a CDS encoding helix-turn-helix domain-containing protein encodes the protein MASTQLRVKELLRERGWTTKVLAEKTGMSESYLTHIKNGTRRWNEDSLKKLAVAFDLSPIDLFLYKKSRTDDVDKNVKLPETTGVDLQLKVVPVVGQIPANPSAYNNQMVQVTSGFKDVFVPVFNIADDSMFCLFVKSNNMAPNFVKGDYLIISPESWTRSGDIAAVEYTAGNNSSPTIGIMQITYMDDFIVLESVNHKSAPVALVNGKDNFRVIGKVIHRYQKLG
- the rpsR gene encoding 30S ribosomal protein S18, translating into MSKFKLKVSSRLLKKKIRKQGFLGQKHCRFCSDKEQEQFLDYKNVNMLRGFLTERGKILPSRVSGNCFHHQRELSNQIKIARSMALLAYCTINR
- a CDS encoding 30S ribosomal protein S6 translates to MLRYETLMLTNSHITKDEINMLESFFDKLAANFSGKMFAFDNWDKQRLAYTVKKNDYGTYVLVRYELPLESLTAFFKELDSFFKIKCNEIVLRNVTVKLDPKKTLEYRKPESVTSRSGNLDSFIRENKMDKFLDSDERD